A single Lycorma delicatula isolate Av1 chromosome 12, ASM4794821v1, whole genome shotgun sequence DNA region contains:
- the LOC142332973 gene encoding uncharacterized protein LOC142332973 isoform X1 → MLKLQIIIIVIFGFTFVKINSLHNLLNCVRVKNEISLTFNISGFNNIYGDFKYGEGQIIPAYAPATPFTYIEFISPDIDAAYEKRKTTLFMLNIWIKTKGVICYIVCSLVNLNIDQLKEGFSYYDILQQNKLIPYYVGFLSTSMTGKMYIYATIYRQKREIFRSTDFDSSNYRILNSVRHVKKILDVKGNVGVFKFFEAYLEMKN, encoded by the exons AtgttaaaactacaaataattattattgtcatttttggttttacttttgtgaaaataaattcattacataatCTGTTAAATTGTGTAAGAGTAaagaatgaaataagtttaacgTTCAATATCAGTGGTTTTAACAACATTTACGGGGACTTTAAATACGGTGAAGGTCAAATTATCCCTGCTTATGCACCAGCAACACCCTTCACGTATATTGAATTCATAAGTCCCGATATAGACGCTGCTTATGAG AAACGAAAAACTACTttattcatgttaaatatatggaTAAAGACCAAAGGTGTAATATGTTATATAGTTTGTTCTTTAGTGAATTTAAAC attgatcAGCTGAAAGAAGGATTCTCCTATTACGACATACTCcaacaaaataaacttatac CATATTATGTTGGTTTTCTATCGACAAGTATGACTggcaaaatgtatatttatgccACAATATATCgtcaaaaaagagaaatttttagaTCAACCGATTTTGATAGTAGTAATTACAGAATACTGAACAGCGTAAGacatgtaaaaaagattttggaCGTTAAGGGAAATgttggtgtttttaaattttttgaagcatatcttgaaatgaagaattaa
- the LOC142332973 gene encoding uncharacterized protein LOC142332973 isoform X2, whose product MLKLQIIIIVIFGFTFVKINSLHNLLNCVRVKNEISLTFNISGFNNIYGDFKYGEGQIIPAYAPATPFTYIEFISPDIDAAYEIDQLKEGFSYYDILQQNKLIPYYVGFLSTSMTGKMYIYATIYRQKREIFRSTDFDSSNYRILNSVRHVKKILDVKGNVGVFKFFEAYLEMKN is encoded by the exons AtgttaaaactacaaataattattattgtcatttttggttttacttttgtgaaaataaattcattacataatCTGTTAAATTGTGTAAGAGTAaagaatgaaataagtttaacgTTCAATATCAGTGGTTTTAACAACATTTACGGGGACTTTAAATACGGTGAAGGTCAAATTATCCCTGCTTATGCACCAGCAACACCCTTCACGTATATTGAATTCATAAGTCCCGATATAGACGCTGCTTATGAG attgatcAGCTGAAAGAAGGATTCTCCTATTACGACATACTCcaacaaaataaacttatac CATATTATGTTGGTTTTCTATCGACAAGTATGACTggcaaaatgtatatttatgccACAATATATCgtcaaaaaagagaaatttttagaTCAACCGATTTTGATAGTAGTAATTACAGAATACTGAACAGCGTAAGacatgtaaaaaagattttggaCGTTAAGGGAAATgttggtgtttttaaattttttgaagcatatcttgaaatgaagaattaa